From the genome of Deinococcus sp. AJ005, one region includes:
- a CDS encoding M42 family metallopeptidase: MNPAFDLDYTLDVLVRLLDTPSPTGFTEAAVALIEKEVAALRLTPTRTRKGALTWEVPGSGDGHVTFSGHTDTLGAMVKGIKPNGRLLLSMLGGYDWATVEGEDVRVHTQSGRVITGTVVNIRQSTHVHGAALRDLKREAAVMEVRLDERTESAAETRTLGIGVGDFVSYDARPRVTAAGYIKSRHLDNKAAVAIFLAVTKELVKTPPARTVAFHVTTYEEVGHGAATGIPPHTDELIAVDMAAVGSGQTSSEHCVTLCVADSGGPYDHALGNRLRAAAASANLDLRVDLYPFYSSDGTAAWRAGGDYPVALIGPGVDASHSYERMHTDALRDTTALMLAYLGREE, from the coding sequence ATGAACCCTGCTTTTGATCTGGACTACACGCTGGACGTCCTCGTGCGCCTACTGGACACTCCCAGCCCCACCGGATTTACGGAAGCTGCCGTTGCGCTGATCGAAAAGGAAGTGGCGGCGCTGAGACTCACGCCCACGCGAACCCGCAAGGGCGCACTGACCTGGGAAGTTCCTGGCAGCGGTGATGGACACGTCACCTTCAGCGGCCACACCGACACTCTGGGGGCGATGGTCAAGGGCATCAAGCCCAACGGGCGGTTGCTGCTGTCCATGCTGGGCGGCTACGACTGGGCCACCGTGGAAGGTGAGGACGTGCGGGTGCATACCCAGAGCGGGCGCGTGATTACGGGAACAGTGGTCAACATCCGCCAGAGTACCCACGTCCACGGTGCGGCCCTGCGTGACCTGAAGCGCGAGGCCGCCGTGATGGAAGTCCGGCTGGACGAGCGTACGGAGAGCGCGGCCGAGACTCGCACCCTGGGCATCGGCGTGGGTGATTTCGTCAGTTATGACGCTCGGCCCCGCGTGACTGCCGCCGGGTACATCAAATCCCGTCACCTGGACAACAAGGCAGCGGTGGCAATTTTCCTGGCCGTCACGAAGGAACTGGTCAAGACTCCGCCTGCCAGAACGGTGGCCTTTCACGTCACCACCTACGAGGAAGTCGGCCACGGCGCGGCCACGGGCATCCCGCCCCACACCGATGAACTGATCGCGGTGGATATGGCGGCGGTGGGAAGCGGCCAGACCAGCAGCGAACACTGCGTCACGTTGTGCGTGGCGGACAGCGGTGGTCCCTACGATCACGCACTGGGCAACCGTTTGCGGGCGGCGGCGGCCTCTGCGAACCTGGACCTGCGGGTGGATTTGTATCCCTTCTATTCCTCGGATGGCACGGCGGCGTGGCGGGCGGGTGGCGACTACCCGGTGGCGCTGATCGGCCCCGGCGTGGACGCCAGCCACTCCTACGAGCGGATGCACACCGACGCCCTGCGCGACACGACGGCGCTGATGCTGGCGTATCTGGGAAGAGAAGAATAA